From a single Bryobacter aggregatus MPL3 genomic region:
- a CDS encoding PIN/TRAM domain-containing protein, translating to MFDLLLIRCLFVLLLALCAWFFQPLQLAPAPAAGFGVVLGSAILLFEIRLRRMSLKRLIGAAIGSILGILGAFLISMVLRQAVTDSSSTIPFLQIATLLLMGYVGLATGANKGDLLNLSALGGVFGEAKSQNGSTFKILDTSVIIDGRIADVLETGFLDGVMVIPQFVLRELQMVADSSDSLKRNRGRRGLDILQRIQKMPNLHIQIVEDDFPLVKEVDLKLIELAKMYDCKIVTNDFNLNKVAQLHGVPVLNINELANAMRPVVLPGELMRVFILKEGKEPTQGVAYLDDGTMVVVDNARRMISKTIDISVTSVLQTTAGKMIFGRFDDRTHAVHDPKHMGKETAATGV from the coding sequence ATGTTCGACCTCTTACTGATTCGCTGCCTATTCGTTTTACTGCTTGCCCTCTGTGCCTGGTTTTTCCAGCCACTTCAATTGGCCCCCGCGCCCGCCGCCGGTTTCGGTGTCGTGCTCGGCTCGGCAATCCTTCTCTTTGAAATCCGTCTCCGCCGGATGAGTCTCAAGCGCCTGATTGGCGCAGCCATCGGCTCCATCCTTGGGATTCTCGGCGCCTTCCTGATCTCGATGGTGCTGCGGCAGGCGGTCACTGATTCCTCTTCCACCATTCCCTTTCTCCAGATCGCTACCTTGCTTCTGATGGGCTATGTGGGGCTTGCGACGGGAGCCAACAAAGGCGACCTGCTCAACCTCTCCGCCCTGGGAGGCGTGTTTGGTGAGGCAAAGTCCCAGAATGGATCCACCTTCAAGATTCTCGATACCAGCGTGATTATCGACGGCCGGATCGCCGACGTGCTGGAGACGGGGTTTCTGGACGGGGTGATGGTGATTCCCCAGTTTGTGCTGCGCGAGCTGCAAATGGTGGCGGATTCGAGTGACTCTCTGAAGCGCAACCGTGGGCGGCGCGGACTCGACATCCTCCAGCGCATCCAGAAGATGCCGAATCTGCACATCCAAATTGTCGAGGACGATTTTCCGCTCGTAAAAGAAGTCGACTTGAAGCTGATCGAACTCGCCAAGATGTACGACTGCAAGATTGTCACAAACGACTTCAACCTGAACAAGGTCGCCCAATTGCACGGAGTTCCGGTGCTGAACATCAATGAGTTGGCCAACGCAATGCGGCCTGTCGTTCTGCCGGGCGAACTGATGCGGGTCTTCATCCTCAAGGAAGGCAAAGAGCCCACCCAGGGGGTTGCTTATCTCGATGATGGAACGATGGTGGTGGTGGACAACGCCCGCCGGATGATTTCAAAAACGATTGATATCTCGGTGACGAGCGTGCTGCAAACCACGGCGGGCAAGATGATCTTTGGCCGCTTCGATGACCGCACCCACGCCGTCCACGACCCGAAGCATATGGGCAAAGAAACCGCAGCGACGGGAGTCTAA
- a CDS encoding RNA recognition motif domain-containing protein: MSFTVFLGNLPTWVTADDIQSWLNAEALVADSIKVIRNPETQESKGFAFIEAPNGEEMQSIIRRFDRAPLEDKLLRANPAQPPKGRTGPPGSRPEGRMGADRRRDGSAFGARPSGDARPAGDRPAGDRPMGDRPPMGDRPPMGDRIAASGAAAAANRDRSAKRRSGARSGTSAFAEELAKAL, encoded by the coding sequence ATGAGTTTTACCGTTTTTCTTGGCAATCTACCCACCTGGGTTACAGCCGATGACATCCAGTCATGGTTGAATGCCGAAGCTCTGGTAGCAGATTCCATCAAAGTGATTCGGAATCCAGAGACCCAGGAATCCAAAGGCTTTGCCTTCATCGAGGCCCCAAACGGGGAAGAGATGCAGTCAATCATTCGCCGGTTTGACCGTGCTCCGCTTGAGGACAAGCTTCTTCGCGCTAATCCGGCGCAACCCCCCAAGGGCCGCACTGGCCCGCCTGGCTCCCGCCCTGAGGGCCGCATGGGTGCAGACCGTCGTCGTGACGGCTCCGCATTCGGTGCTCGTCCTTCTGGCGACGCTCGCCCGGCCGGGGATCGCCCTGCTGGCGATCGTCCGATGGGTGACCGTCCCCCCATGGGAGACCGTCCTCCGATGGGCGACCGGATTGCCGCAAGTGGTGCAGCTGCCGCCGCAAATCGCGATCGCAGCGCCAAGCGCCGCAGTGGCGCCCGCTCCGGCACCAGTGCTTTCGCAGAAGAGTTAGCAAAAGCCCTCTAG
- a CDS encoding ABC transporter permease, whose protein sequence is MRFWSGLLAVAGKEFQHLWHDPYTLGLACVVPVCAFLLFGTALDTRIRAVPTVVENLDQGPYGRALVAGLAASPVFRVRSRTAADPELRELLRRGECKFALQIPPQYSSDAFYGRIPTGLGRAQLWVEGTDPILAGQALAAAKAIGLEQGLAIAAAGDPNAPQPLRFEAETLYNPEGRSTNFFVPALAALLGETTTLLLVALSMAKESERGTLDQLRITTLSLGSLIAGKLLACAVVGLGISVFLMLLLQLVFAVPILGSFWGIGLALLAFQGPVLGLGLILTAEARNQAQALQLTYFVFLPSILLSGMIFPRASMPAAAQAASALIPATWTMQMLRDLVLRGQNVSEMGNAFLALLILTVIFIAIGAWRLQKRLS, encoded by the coding sequence ATGAGATTCTGGTCGGGACTGCTGGCTGTTGCCGGGAAAGAGTTCCAGCACCTCTGGCACGACCCCTACACCTTGGGACTGGCTTGCGTGGTTCCGGTTTGCGCGTTTCTGCTCTTCGGCACGGCGCTGGACACCAGGATTCGCGCGGTGCCTACCGTGGTGGAGAATCTCGATCAGGGGCCATATGGACGCGCGCTGGTCGCTGGGCTGGCCGCCTCGCCGGTCTTTCGGGTGCGCAGCCGTACAGCCGCAGATCCGGAGCTCCGCGAATTGCTGCGCCGTGGGGAGTGTAAGTTTGCCCTCCAGATTCCACCGCAGTATTCGAGTGACGCTTTTTATGGCAGAATCCCCACCGGGCTGGGCCGGGCACAGCTTTGGGTGGAGGGAACAGACCCGATTCTCGCTGGGCAGGCGCTGGCTGCGGCCAAGGCGATCGGGCTGGAGCAAGGGTTGGCGATCGCCGCGGCAGGTGATCCCAATGCGCCGCAGCCGCTGCGCTTCGAGGCCGAGACGCTCTACAACCCGGAGGGCCGCAGTACGAACTTCTTCGTACCCGCCCTCGCCGCCTTGCTGGGCGAGACCACCACGCTGCTTCTGGTGGCGCTATCGATGGCGAAGGAAAGCGAGCGGGGGACGCTCGATCAACTGCGCATCACCACGCTCAGCCTCGGCTCTTTGATCGCGGGCAAGCTGCTGGCCTGCGCGGTGGTTGGGCTTGGGATCTCTGTTTTTCTGATGTTGCTCCTGCAACTGGTCTTTGCCGTTCCCATTCTTGGAAGCTTCTGGGGGATTGGATTGGCCTTGCTGGCCTTCCAGGGGCCTGTCTTAGGGCTGGGGCTCATCCTCACGGCGGAGGCGCGCAATCAGGCCCAGGCGCTGCAGCTCACCTACTTTGTTTTCCTGCCCTCCATCTTGCTGTCAGGGATGATCTTTCCCCGTGCCAGCATGCCGGCCGCGGCACAGGCGGCAAGCGCGCTGATTCCGGCCACCTGGACGATGCAGATGCTACGCGATCTTGTTTTACGCGGCCAGAATGTGTCCGAAATGGGAAATGCCTTCCTGGCACTCCTGATTCTTACGGTGATTTTCATCGCGATCGGCGCATGGCGCTTGCAAAAACGCCTGAGTTAA
- a CDS encoding FdhF/YdeP family oxidoreductase: MRAFSPEPPLEPKGPEIEKIPGAATGLGAIVHSLDVSLREMGPARTINAWTHVNQVGGFDCPSCAWADPLGHRHSFEFCENGAKAFADDATRKTIGREFFATHSVEQLATQTDHWLNAQGRLAEPLVLDPNEANYKPISWENAFSLIGQELRDCPTPHHAAFYTSGKAVNESAFLFQLLARRFGTNNLPDCSNMCHESSGVGLTESLGAGKSTVTLEDLENADVIVVIGQNPATNHPRMLTSLQIAKRKGARIIAVNPLPELGLFRFRYPQDPLALLGKTQILADHFLQVRINGDLALLQGLAKVLLEMQAIDSIFIDQNTRGFEEFAAQIAQVPWDLIAKESGISEAQIRETADILASSKGTVATWAMGLTQHTNAVDTIQALVNLLLLGGHIGRPGAGLFCVRGHSNVQGDRTMGISESMPEAFYKALEREFHFTCPREPGYNTVETIEAMNEGHLRVFVSLGGNFLSATPDTHAVAQGMRRTRLTVSIATKLNRGHLITGQRALILPCIGRTEQDQIASVENTVSWVSTSQGRFPPASPQLKSEAAIIAGIARATCDVDWSAYANDFELLRERIACIIPGFQNFNERLKEGGFYAPVPPKERKFPTRSGKAEFTRHNIEPLPVEPGQLVMMTVRSHDQFNTVVYDENDRYRGIHHGRRVILMNREDMQERDLEEQQLVDISSHFEGQVRTVQAFRVLPYDIPRGNAATYFPEANPLVPLGQRARKSFTPASKSVIITVTRSS; this comes from the coding sequence ATGCGAGCCTTCTCTCCGGAACCCCCGTTGGAACCGAAAGGCCCTGAGATTGAGAAAATCCCGGGCGCAGCCACAGGTCTGGGCGCCATTGTGCATTCTCTCGATGTCTCCTTGCGCGAGATGGGGCCGGCACGCACCATCAACGCCTGGACTCATGTGAACCAGGTGGGCGGCTTCGACTGTCCCAGTTGCGCCTGGGCCGATCCTCTGGGCCACCGCCACTCTTTTGAATTCTGCGAAAACGGAGCCAAGGCCTTCGCCGACGACGCCACCCGTAAGACGATTGGGCGGGAGTTCTTCGCTACACACAGCGTCGAGCAGCTTGCCACCCAGACCGACCACTGGCTCAACGCCCAGGGCAGGCTCGCCGAGCCCTTAGTACTCGATCCAAACGAAGCCAATTACAAGCCGATCTCCTGGGAGAACGCCTTCTCGTTGATCGGGCAGGAACTGCGGGACTGTCCCACCCCCCACCACGCTGCTTTTTACACCAGCGGGAAGGCAGTGAACGAGTCTGCCTTTCTCTTCCAGTTGCTGGCGCGCCGCTTTGGCACCAACAACCTGCCGGACTGTTCCAACATGTGCCACGAGAGTTCTGGCGTCGGGCTGACCGAATCGCTCGGCGCCGGCAAGAGCACCGTGACCCTCGAGGATCTCGAGAACGCGGATGTAATCGTGGTGATCGGGCAAAACCCAGCCACCAATCACCCCCGGATGCTCACCTCGTTGCAGATCGCCAAACGCAAAGGCGCGCGCATCATCGCGGTCAATCCCCTGCCCGAACTCGGACTCTTTCGCTTTCGCTATCCCCAGGACCCCTTGGCCCTCCTGGGCAAAACGCAGATCCTCGCCGACCACTTCCTCCAGGTGCGCATCAACGGCGATCTGGCCCTGTTACAAGGACTGGCGAAGGTCCTGCTTGAAATGCAGGCGATCGATTCGATCTTCATCGATCAGAATACGCGCGGCTTTGAGGAATTCGCCGCCCAGATCGCCCAGGTGCCCTGGGATCTGATTGCAAAAGAAAGTGGAATCAGCGAGGCGCAGATTCGCGAAACCGCCGACATTCTCGCCAGCTCAAAAGGCACCGTCGCCACCTGGGCGATGGGTCTCACCCAGCACACCAATGCGGTCGACACCATCCAGGCCCTCGTGAACCTGTTGTTGCTCGGAGGCCACATCGGACGGCCCGGCGCCGGACTCTTCTGCGTGCGCGGGCACTCCAACGTGCAAGGCGACCGCACCATGGGAATTTCGGAATCGATGCCGGAGGCCTTCTACAAGGCGCTCGAGCGCGAGTTTCATTTCACTTGCCCGCGCGAGCCCGGCTACAACACCGTCGAGACCATCGAAGCAATGAACGAGGGGCATCTCCGTGTCTTTGTCAGCCTGGGAGGCAATTTTCTCTCGGCCACGCCAGACACGCATGCCGTCGCCCAGGGCATGCGCCGAACCCGGCTGACGGTGAGCATTGCCACCAAACTGAACCGGGGACATCTCATTACTGGCCAACGCGCCTTGATTCTGCCCTGCATCGGCCGTACCGAGCAGGACCAGATTGCCAGCGTCGAAAACACCGTCAGTTGGGTCTCCACCTCACAAGGCCGCTTTCCCCCCGCCTCGCCGCAACTGAAAAGTGAGGCCGCCATCATTGCGGGCATTGCCCGGGCCACCTGCGACGTCGACTGGAGCGCGTACGCGAATGACTTTGAGTTGCTGCGCGAGCGCATCGCCTGCATCATTCCTGGCTTTCAAAATTTCAATGAGCGGCTCAAAGAGGGTGGCTTTTACGCGCCGGTTCCTCCCAAGGAAAGAAAGTTCCCAACCCGCAGCGGCAAGGCTGAGTTCACGCGCCACAACATCGAGCCGCTGCCCGTCGAACCCGGGCAGTTGGTGATGATGACCGTCCGGAGCCACGACCAGTTCAATACCGTTGTCTATGACGAGAATGATCGCTACCGGGGCATCCACCACGGACGCCGCGTCATTCTGATGAACCGTGAGGACATGCAGGAGAGGGACCTTGAAGAACAGCAGTTGGTGGATATCAGCAGTCATTTCGAAGGCCAGGTCCGCACCGTCCAGGCGTTTCGCGTTCTGCCCTACGACATCCCACGCGGTAACGCCGCCACTTACTTCCCCGAGGCCAACCCGCTGGTGCCCTTAGGCCAGCGCGCCCGCAAGAGTTTTACCCCAGCCTCGAAGAGCGTCATCATTACTGTCACCCGCTCTTCATGA
- a CDS encoding DUF4198 domain-containing protein: protein MIRPVQTLSLTCLLSASLMAHDLYIMPDRFRVTANTTLEVGFHNGDAFPASEVAPRVERLQNAELHKGAKVIPLQGLRVAGKRTVGTVAIPEGDGNLLLGVRTVPNFIQLAPKKFTAYLTEEGLPEIIAWREKNGEAKKPGRERYTKFAKSLLRSGAADDTYRQALGFTIEIIPEANPSLLKPGAVLPIQVLLRGKPVAGLQVESAWAENGKSKVTVVGRTNAEGRIEVPLTSTGKWRLHALQMERCAEPAIADWESSWASLTFEVR, encoded by the coding sequence ATGATCCGCCCTGTCCAAACCCTCTCTCTCACCTGTCTGCTCAGCGCCAGCCTGATGGCCCACGATCTGTACATCATGCCCGACCGCTTCCGCGTCACGGCCAACACGACACTGGAAGTAGGCTTCCACAATGGCGATGCCTTTCCAGCCAGTGAGGTTGCACCCCGGGTGGAGAGGTTGCAGAATGCGGAGCTCCACAAGGGCGCCAAGGTGATCCCGCTCCAAGGCCTCCGCGTGGCGGGCAAACGGACTGTCGGCACCGTTGCGATTCCGGAAGGGGATGGCAATCTGTTGCTTGGAGTGCGCACGGTCCCGAACTTCATCCAACTTGCGCCGAAAAAATTTACCGCTTATCTCACGGAAGAAGGCCTGCCCGAAATCATTGCCTGGCGTGAGAAAAACGGAGAAGCAAAGAAGCCCGGCCGCGAACGCTATACGAAATTCGCAAAATCGCTGCTCCGCTCTGGAGCTGCCGATGACACCTACCGGCAGGCATTAGGGTTCACGATCGAGATCATTCCGGAGGCAAACCCCTCGCTGCTCAAACCCGGGGCGGTACTCCCGATCCAGGTGCTGCTCCGAGGCAAACCCGTCGCAGGGCTCCAAGTGGAATCGGCCTGGGCCGAGAACGGAAAATCGAAAGTCACCGTGGTCGGCCGTACCAATGCCGAAGGACGCATCGAGGTGCCTCTCACCAGCACGGGCAAATGGCGTTTGCATGCGCTACAGATGGAACGCTGTGCAGAACCCGCTATCGCCGACTGGGAAAGCTCCTGGGCCAGTCTGACCTTCGAAGTCCGTTAG
- the fdhD gene encoding formate dehydrogenase accessory sulfurtransferase FdhD — protein MIRKVKAQRYGEQAGRIEESIAIEEPLLLRVNEQDVAILMRTPGRDQELSAGFLFTEGIVDEPGEIVSILPSGHPTSAESLVTLRGPLLPGATRNFYRSSSCGVCGRTAIDALTQRLPEIPPLRVDPASLAPLVQQLEEHQSAFAATGGLHAAGIFSAQGTLLGLAEDVGRHNALDKVIGRCFLDAVLPLQNHILVMSSRASFDILQKAALAGIPVVATIGAPSSLAIEVAARAGIALFGFLRPHRVTQYAGLA, from the coding sequence ATGATTCGCAAAGTCAAAGCGCAACGCTATGGGGAGCAGGCTGGCCGGATCGAGGAAAGCATTGCCATCGAGGAGCCGCTCCTGCTCCGGGTCAACGAGCAGGATGTTGCGATTCTGATGCGTACTCCTGGTCGGGACCAGGAACTCAGCGCCGGTTTCCTGTTCACAGAGGGCATCGTCGATGAGCCTGGCGAGATTGTCAGCATTCTCCCCTCCGGTCACCCCACCAGCGCCGAATCGCTGGTCACCCTCCGCGGTCCGCTCCTGCCGGGAGCCACACGCAATTTCTATCGCAGTTCCAGTTGCGGGGTTTGCGGCAGAACTGCGATAGACGCGCTCACCCAGCGTCTGCCAGAGATCCCGCCGCTTCGCGTCGATCCCGCAAGCCTCGCCCCCCTCGTCCAGCAACTGGAAGAACACCAGTCTGCATTCGCCGCGACCGGCGGCCTCCACGCAGCCGGAATCTTCTCGGCCCAGGGAACGCTACTTGGCCTTGCCGAGGATGTGGGCCGGCATAACGCTCTCGATAAAGTGATTGGCCGGTGCTTTCTCGACGCTGTTCTTCCGCTGCAAAACCACATCCTGGTGATGTCCAGCCGCGCCAGCTTCGACATTCTTCAGAAAGCGGCTCTCGCCGGGATTCCGGTCGTTGCCACCATCGGAGCGCCCTCTTCGCTTGCGATCGAAGTCGCCGCGCGGGCAGGCATTGCACTCTTTGGATTCCTACGCCCGCATCGCGTCACGCAGTACGCCGGGCTGGCCTGA
- a CDS encoding multiheme c-type cytochrome produces the protein MQRVLWILIAGGLLAQDFVGSKSCVPCHAEQSRRHAASFHERALRPAAGSRFADLMDRPVVERSGVELHYSKSETGFQVEVRRDADSRTATLDWIFGAGMLAFTPVGQRDGAYFEHRVSWYSNLQRPGMTMGHPIAKPATATAALGQAQTAGTIFRCFNCHATNVRPGPDLSGMQAGIQCERCHGAAGNHVQAPSRRNIRRDASVEACAECHRMPDPKALDRLRPEVSDPMSIRFAPVGLTASKCFAASGKMSCTTCHDPHGRPQAEKPAYEKKCQGCHALAPVASSACPRVENTNCLSCHMRKATPLPGLTFTDHRIRIYPAGARN, from the coding sequence GTGCAGCGGGTGCTTTGGATTCTCATTGCCGGTGGTCTTCTCGCACAGGATTTTGTTGGTTCAAAATCTTGTGTGCCGTGCCATGCCGAACAGAGCCGCCGCCATGCGGCGAGTTTCCACGAGCGGGCTCTTCGCCCGGCTGCCGGGAGTCGCTTTGCCGATTTGATGGACCGCCCGGTGGTAGAGCGGAGCGGGGTAGAGTTACATTACTCGAAATCTGAGACGGGATTCCAGGTGGAGGTGCGGCGGGATGCGGACTCACGGACGGCGACTCTCGACTGGATCTTTGGGGCTGGGATGTTGGCCTTCACGCCGGTGGGGCAGAGGGATGGAGCCTACTTTGAGCATCGCGTTTCCTGGTATTCGAACTTACAGCGGCCGGGGATGACGATGGGACATCCGATTGCAAAGCCCGCCACCGCTACGGCGGCTCTGGGCCAGGCACAGACTGCCGGGACGATCTTTCGCTGTTTCAACTGCCACGCGACGAATGTCCGTCCAGGGCCGGATCTCTCCGGGATGCAGGCCGGCATCCAGTGTGAGCGTTGTCATGGAGCGGCGGGCAATCATGTGCAGGCTCCAAGCCGCAGGAATATTCGCCGGGATGCAAGTGTCGAGGCTTGCGCCGAGTGCCACCGTATGCCAGACCCAAAGGCGCTCGATCGGCTGCGACCAGAAGTGTCGGACCCCATGTCGATTCGCTTTGCTCCGGTGGGGCTGACGGCAAGCAAGTGTTTTGCCGCCAGCGGAAAGATGAGTTGTACGACTTGCCACGATCCGCATGGCCGCCCGCAAGCAGAGAAACCCGCATACGAAAAAAAGTGCCAAGGCTGTCATGCCCTGGCACCGGTTGCTTCTTCTGCGTGTCCCCGGGTGGAGAACACGAATTGCTTGAGTTGTCATATGAGGAAGGCCACGCCGTTGCCCGGCCTGACCTTCACCGATCATCGAATCCGTATCTACCCAGCGGGCGCTAGAAATTGA
- the fdhA gene encoding formaldehyde dehydrogenase, glutathione-independent — MASNRGVVYMGPGKVEVQTIDFPKLELDLPGGGVRPCQHGVILRIVATNICGSDQHMVRGRTTAPIGLVLGHEITGEVIECGRDVEFIKKGDLVSVPFNIACGRCKNCKSGKTGICLNVNPARPGAAYGYVDMGGWIGGQAEYVMVPYADFNLLKFQDRDRAMSKIGDLTLLSDIFPTGYHGAVTAGVGPGSIVYIAGAGPVGLACAASCQLLGAACVIVGDMIDERLAQAKSFGCEVIDLKKNATLGEQIAQIIGIPEVDCAVDCVGFEARGHGSEAGVERPATVLNSLMEVTEAGGAIGIPGLYVTGDPGGVDANAKIGMLGIRIGLGWAKSHTFCTGQCPVMKYHRNLMNAILYEKVKPAKAVGVTVISLDDAPKGYHDFDRGAARKFVIDPHKLIH; from the coding sequence ATGGCATCCAACCGTGGCGTAGTTTATATGGGACCTGGCAAGGTCGAGGTCCAGACCATTGATTTTCCGAAATTGGAACTGGACCTCCCAGGAGGTGGCGTTCGTCCCTGCCAACATGGCGTGATCCTCCGGATTGTAGCGACGAACATTTGCGGCAGTGACCAGCACATGGTGCGTGGCAGAACGACGGCTCCGATCGGTCTTGTGCTGGGGCATGAAATTACGGGTGAGGTGATCGAATGCGGCCGCGACGTCGAGTTCATCAAGAAAGGTGACCTGGTCAGTGTCCCCTTTAATATCGCCTGTGGACGTTGCAAGAATTGCAAGTCTGGCAAGACGGGCATCTGCCTGAATGTGAACCCGGCACGTCCCGGCGCAGCCTATGGCTATGTCGACATGGGCGGCTGGATCGGCGGGCAGGCCGAGTATGTCATGGTGCCCTACGCCGACTTCAACTTACTGAAGTTCCAGGATCGTGACCGGGCGATGTCGAAGATCGGCGACTTGACGCTTTTGAGCGATATCTTCCCCACCGGCTATCATGGCGCGGTGACGGCGGGTGTCGGGCCGGGTTCGATCGTCTATATTGCGGGCGCCGGGCCGGTTGGCCTTGCTTGCGCGGCAAGCTGCCAGTTGCTGGGTGCGGCTTGTGTGATTGTCGGAGACATGATCGATGAACGTCTCGCTCAGGCGAAGAGCTTCGGTTGCGAAGTGATCGATCTGAAAAAGAATGCGACGCTCGGTGAGCAGATTGCGCAGATCATCGGCATTCCAGAAGTGGATTGTGCCGTGGATTGCGTTGGGTTTGAAGCGCGCGGACATGGTTCCGAAGCTGGTGTGGAGCGTCCGGCGACCGTGTTGAATTCTCTGATGGAAGTGACGGAAGCGGGCGGCGCGATCGGGATTCCGGGGCTCTATGTGACGGGCGATCCAGGTGGTGTCGACGCCAACGCGAAGATTGGCATGCTGGGCATTCGCATCGGTCTCGGCTGGGCCAAGTCGCATACCTTCTGCACGGGGCAGTGCCCGGTGATGAAGTACCATCGCAATCTGATGAACGCCATTCTGTATGAAAAGGTGAAGCCGGCGAAGGCCGTGGGCGTGACGGTGATCAGTCTTGATGATGCACCGAAGGGCTATCACGACTTCGACAGGGGCGCGGCGCGGAAGTTTGTGATCGATCCGCACAAGCTGATCCACTAA
- a CDS encoding glycosyltransferase family 8 protein — protein MSSRELIQVITLADDRYALPLAVMVRSLLDHLEEDRRVRLTVIDGGILATTKRKLVDSWRNAAAFPRLELRWHAPDYGNLGAVGEWGRVPKLTYARINLQAYLPVEERVILLDSDVVVQTCIGKLWDTPLEGAVAAATVDPFIPKVSSHDGLAGYERLGLAGDAPYFNAGVMLVDLQLWRRMGGGQKALAFAGENWKLARYYDQDALNVVLAGKWKQLDARWQQQPRLARFLDRKSSNRNDAWIIHFSGRLKPWMYHLASEADREFFAVMDRTEWRGSRPPHTLQSALTEFYERWLRRMLYPFESRTLNLLGRFARSRKATDSLSASKDPGVESVASY, from the coding sequence TTGAGTAGCCGCGAACTGATACAGGTAATTACCTTAGCTGACGATCGCTACGCACTTCCTTTGGCCGTGATGGTGCGCAGCTTATTGGATCATTTGGAAGAGGACCGCCGCGTCCGGCTCACTGTGATCGATGGGGGAATCCTCGCAACAACCAAGAGGAAGCTGGTGGATTCGTGGCGCAACGCAGCCGCCTTTCCGCGTCTGGAGTTGCGATGGCACGCACCGGATTATGGGAATCTGGGGGCGGTGGGGGAATGGGGCCGCGTCCCGAAGCTCACTTACGCGCGAATCAACCTCCAGGCCTATCTCCCGGTTGAGGAGCGCGTCATCCTGCTGGATTCCGATGTAGTTGTGCAGACTTGCATTGGCAAGCTTTGGGATACACCGCTCGAAGGCGCCGTGGCTGCGGCGACGGTAGATCCCTTCATCCCGAAAGTATCCTCCCACGACGGGCTGGCGGGGTATGAACGCCTCGGCCTTGCTGGCGATGCTCCTTATTTCAACGCTGGCGTCATGCTGGTGGATTTGCAGTTATGGCGGAGGATGGGGGGAGGGCAGAAGGCTCTGGCCTTTGCCGGGGAGAACTGGAAGCTGGCTCGTTATTATGATCAGGATGCGTTGAATGTTGTGTTGGCAGGCAAGTGGAAGCAACTGGACGCCAGATGGCAGCAACAGCCGCGGCTGGCGCGCTTTCTCGACCGGAAGAGTTCCAATCGGAACGACGCCTGGATCATCCACTTCTCGGGCCGTTTGAAGCCGTGGATGTATCATCTGGCTTCGGAGGCCGACAGAGAGTTCTTCGCGGTCATGGATCGGACGGAGTGGCGAGGCTCGCGTCCCCCGCATACGCTGCAGAGTGCGCTCACGGAATTCTACGAACGATGGTTGCGGCGGATGCTGTATCCCTTTGAATCGCGAACCCTGAATCTCCTGGGCCGTTTCGCCCGCAGCAGAAAAGCGACGGATTCGTTATCGGCTTCGAAGGATCCCGGAGTGGAATCGGTCGCTTCCTACTGA
- a CDS encoding ABC transporter ATP-binding protein, producing the protein MSIRVEALSYHYGNRPALEGIDFQLEPGTLTALLGSNGAGKSTLFKILCGLLQPRTGWVAVNGYRLPGQKKEARQSIGYVAQRFALYEDLSVEENLRFFAQAYGLSRLLLAARMDELLDRFELASRRRQRASSLSQGWKQRLAFAVALAHRPTVLLLDEVTAGLDAATRHYAWKILEEEAARGATVLLSTHHEDEAARCTMRVWLEQGRQR; encoded by the coding sequence ATGAGCATCCGGGTAGAAGCTCTGTCCTATCACTACGGCAACCGGCCTGCGCTGGAAGGGATCGATTTCCAGCTTGAGCCCGGCACCCTGACTGCGTTGCTGGGGAGCAATGGGGCGGGCAAGTCGACCTTGTTCAAGATTCTGTGCGGCTTGCTCCAGCCGCGTACGGGATGGGTTGCGGTCAACGGATACCGGCTGCCCGGGCAGAAGAAGGAAGCCAGGCAGAGCATCGGATATGTGGCGCAACGGTTTGCTCTCTATGAGGATCTGAGCGTCGAGGAGAATCTGCGATTCTTTGCGCAGGCCTATGGCCTCAGCCGTTTGTTGCTGGCTGCGCGGATGGACGAATTGCTCGATCGTTTTGAGTTGGCCTCCCGGAGGCGGCAGCGCGCCAGTTCGCTGTCCCAGGGCTGGAAGCAACGTCTGGCCTTTGCTGTGGCGCTGGCCCATCGCCCCACCGTGCTGCTGCTTGATGAAGTGACGGCCGGGCTTGATGCGGCCACCCGGCACTATGCCTGGAAGATCCTCGAAGAGGAGGCCGCGCGCGGCGCCACGGTGCTGCTCAGCACGCATCATGAGGATGAGGCGGCCCGCTGCACGATGCGGGTTTGGTTGGAGCAGGGGCGGCAGCGATGA